TTGGTAGGTGAATTTGCATCCCCGACAATGTGTTGATCATGGATAAACCATCTGCGCCAGCCTCCTCCACTGCTTTAGCCATTGAAACGATATCAGATACATTCGGCGACAATTTCACATATACAGGAAGATTACTAGCCTTCTTAACAATTCTAGTAACATTAGCCGCCATTTCCGGATTTGTTCCAAATTGAATACCGCCCTCTTTAACATTTGGGCATGAAATATTTAACTCAAGTGCGTGGACGGAGTCGGTTTGGTTAAATGCCTTTGCTACCATCTCGTATTCTTCCAAAGTACTACCAGCAACATTTGCAATAATAGGGATTGAATAGTTTGCCAGAAAAGGAACTTCTGTTTCTATTATTTTTTCTACGCCCGGGTTTTGCAGTCCAATCGCATTTAACATCCCGCTCGCAGTCTCAGCCACTCGAGGTGTGCTATTGCCATAACGATTGCTACCTGTTGCTGCTTTCATAATAACTGCACCCAATTGCTGAAGGTCATAAAAGTCACTGTATTCGCGGCCAAATCCAAAACAGCCTGACGCTGGCATTATTGGATTTTTCATCTGTAAACCGGGTAGATTCACCGCCAGCTCACTCATAATTTCACCTCATTTGCTGCAAATACCGGGCCATCCTTGCAAATTTTCCGATATCCTCCTTGGGTCTCTGTTGGGATGACACAAGCGAAACATGCACCCACGCCGCATCCCATCCGTTCCTCCAAGGAGACATAGCCTGACTGATGTTCAAGCTTAGTCGTCACAGCCTGAAGCATAGCCATCGGTCCGCATGTATAGTAGCAATCATAATCACCCATTTTTCCTATTACATCGGTAACAAATCCATGATGACCATACGATCCATCATTCGTGGTGATAAGTGTTTCACCAAGCTCCTTGAATGCTGCTTCATAAAAAACACTGTCAGCTGTTTGAAATCCAAGCACAGCTTTTATAGTGACTCCCTCAGCGGCTAATTCTTTACCTAGACAGTATAATGGGGGAATTCCAATTCCTCCCCCGACCAATAATATGGTTTTGTTTAATAGATTATCATAAGGGAACCCGTTACCACTGGGTCCTAATGCACTAATTTGCATTCCTTCCTGATAATTAGATAAAGCCTTTGTTCCTTCGCCTAATTGCTTAAATAAAACCGTTACCGTTTCATTCTTTTTATCTATCTTAGCAATTGATATTGGACGCCGTAATGTATGCCCTTCAATTCCGATATGCAGAAACTGCCCTGGTTGGGCAGTTCTGCTAATATGCTGATTTTGAAGTACCATTTCGGTTGTTTCACGAGCAATTTCTGTTGATTTAACTATCAGCAGATTTTCTTTCCTTATCATGATAGGACAACCTTTTTACCTGTCATTGGCTTGGCACTAAATGTTGTAGAATCAATTACATTCAGAATTGCATTCGCTGTATCAAGGCTTGTTAAACAAGCAATTCCGTGCTCAACCGATTCCCGGCGGATCATAAATCCATCTGAACGTGGTTTCTTTCCGGAAGTTAACGTATTTACAACAAATTGGACATCGCCATTTTCTATGATAGACAAGACATTTGGTTCGTCTGAGCCAATTTTAGCCACTTCGGTAACTGGAATACCATTTTTGTTTACATAGCTGGCAGTACCGGCGGTCGCGTACAATTGAAATCCAAGTTGATGAAAACGATTGGCGATCTCTAGTGTCTCTGCCTTATCTTTATCGGCAACTGTTAGCAGTACCGAACCAACCTGTGGTACCTTTAAACCTGACGCTATCAGCCCTTTATAAAGTGCTTTTTCTAATGTTTTATCATGCCCGATTGCTTCACCGGTCGATTTCATTTCTGGCCCAAGAATGGTATCAACACTTCTGAGCTTTTCAAATGAAAATACTGGCACTTTAACAGATACACTCTCCTGCTCAGGCAAGATTCCTGACGTATATCCCATTGAATTCAATGACTCCCCTAAAATACATCTAGTTGCAATATTTGCCATGGTTACACCGGTAACTTTACTTAAAAATGGTATGGTTCTGCTTGCTCTGGGATTCACTTCAAGTACATATACGTCTTCATCACGTATAATGAACTGAATGTTAATTAATCCTTTAACATTTAGACTTTGAGCAATTTTCGTCGATGCCTCCATACACTTCTGTTTTACTAACTCACTGATGCGCTGCGGTGGATAAACAGCAATGGAATCACCAGAGTGTACACCTGCGCGTTCGATGTGTTCCATAATCCCAGGTACAATAGTCGATTCCCCATCACTGATTGCATCGACCTCTACTTCAATTCCTGTAATATATTTATCGATTAAAATAGGATGTGCGTCATCAGCCCCATTGGATTTTGCTAAATATGCATTCAATTCATCGTCATCATAAACAATTTCCATCCGGCTTCCGCCAATTACATAGGATGGTCTAACCAAAACCGGATAACCTATCTCATTCGCTACCTGAAGAGCCTGGTCGAGTTTTAAGACAGATTTACCTTTTGGGCGGAGTAGGTCTAGATCATTTAACAGCATCTCAAACTTGTCGCGATCTTCCGCTTTATCTATTGCTTCCAAGTTGGTGCCGAGAATTTCAACTCCGCGCCGCTTTAATCCATCAGCTAAGTTAATCGCTGTTTGACCGCCAAACTGGACGATTACTCCTTCTGGTTCCTCTAAATTGATTACATTCATAACATCCTCAAGGGTTAACGGTTCGAAATATAATTTATCGGAAATACTAAAGTCAGTTGAAACGGTTTCTGGATTATTATTCATGATAATTGCTTCATAACCCATTTCTTTAATTGCCATCACAGAATGGACTGTGGCGTAATCAAATTCGATACCCTGACCAATCCGAATTGGTCCTGAACCCAAAACAAGAATCTTCTTTCGGTCAGACTTTATGGATTCATTCTCATCTTCATACGTACTGTAGAAATATGGTGTTTCCGATTCAAATTCTGCGGCACAGGTATCAACCATTTTATAAACTGGGCTAATATTTTGTTCCATTCGTTGGGCGTATACGTCATCAACCGCTGTATCCCAAACCCTTGCTATGTGCGCATCAGAAAACCCAAGTTTTTTAACCTTTTCCAATAAATCCTGGTCATTTTTATTTTCACGTAATGCTTGCTCAAGTTCTATTAACCGACTAATTTTCACAAGGTAGAAGCGGTCTATTTTAGTTTGGTCAAAAATTTCTTCGATCGTCATTCCACGCCTGAACACTTCGGCCAAAACGAATAACCGCTCATCATCAGCTTTCTTTAAACGATGCTTTAACTCCTCGAGCGACAAACCAGTTAGTGATTTCAGCCAGAGATCCTCTGTTCCGATATCAAGTGAACGAACCCCTTTTAACAATGATTCCTCAAAGTTTCTGCCAATCGCCATAATCTCGCCCGTTGCTTTCATTTGGGTTCCTAAATAACGATCTCCCGTTATGAACTTATCAAATGGAAACCTTGGTATTTTGGTCACCACATAATCAAGCGCTGGTTCAAAACATGCATATGTTTTGCCAGTAATCGGGTTTAGAATTTCATCCAAGGTAAGCCCAACAGCTATTTTAGCGGCCACTTTCGCAATTGGATAGCCTGTTGCCTTAGAAGCAAGCGCAGATGAACGGCTTACGCGTGGATTCACTTCAATAATAAAATAGTTAAAACTGTTTGGGTCTATTGCTAATTGAACATTACAGCCACCCTCAATTTGAAGGGCGCGAATAATCTTAAGCGACGCATTTCTAAGCAGTTGGTATTCCCGGTCACTAAGTGTTTGTGATGGTGCAACAACGATGGAGTCACCTGTATGGATCCCGACAGGATCCACATTCTCCATGTTACAAACAACAATCGCCTGATCATTCTTATCGCGCATCACTTCATATTCAATTTCTTTAAACCCTGCAATATTTCGTTCAATCAAACATTGATTTACAGGTGATAGCGATAATCCGTTTCGCGTAACGTCCCGCAGTTCCTTTTCGCTGTAGCACATTCCTCCGCCAGTACCGCCTAAGGTGTATGCGGGTCGTACAATAAGTGGAAACCCTATTTCATCTGCGAAACCCACCGCCTGGTCAATAGAATTTACAATTTGGCTTTCAGGAACTGGCTCATTCAATTCATGCATTAAAGAACGAAACATCTCCCTATCTTCCGCTTTTTGGATTGCTTCAAGTGATGTACCAAGAAGATTCACATCATATTCCGCCAGTATTCCAGTTTCTTCAAGCGCAACTGCCATGTTTAACCCTGTTTGTCCCCCAAGCGTGGGAAGCAATGCGTCCGGCTGTTCTTTGCGGATAATTTTTGTCAAAAACTCAACGGTTAGAGGCTCCATATATACTTTATCAGCAACTGTATGATCCGTCATTATTGTCGCAGGATTGGAGTTAGCTAAAATTACCTGGTAACCTTCTTCTTTTAGTGCCTGACATGCTTGTGTACCTGAATAGTCAAATTCCGCAGCCTGGCCAATGACAATTGGACCTGATCCAATTACTAAAATTTTGTCGATTGCAGTGTTCTTAGGCATATGTCTCTTCCTCCTTTTTAGCATGTACTTGCTCGATCATTGTTAAAAAGTTATCAAATAGGTGATTCGTGTCTTCTGGTCCAGGAGAACTCTCCGGGTGATACTGCACGGTGAATGCGGGATATGTTTTATGTTTAATGCCCTCCACCGTATTATCATTCAGTGCTACCTCTGTAAGCACAAGATTCGTTTCCTTCAGTGTATCTGGTCGAACTGCATAGCTGTGGTTTTGCGATGTTAAATACGTCTTGTTTAATTCCAGGTTTTTCACAGGATGGTTTGCACCACGGTGTCCAAATTTCATTTTTATTGTGTCCGCACCGCATGCTAATGCAAACAATTGATGTCCAAGACAAATACCAAACAGCGGAATCTTTCCAAGTACCTCTTTTACCATTTGAATTGCTTCGGGAACATCTTTTGGATCGCCGGGGCCATTCGTCAGCATGATGCCATCCGGCTTTAACCGTAAAATATTTTCAGCACTATAATTATAGGGTACAACTGTTACATGGCAGTTTCTCTTTGTGAGTTCACGTAAAATTCCGTGTTTCATTCCAAAGTCCACTAAGACAATACGACGCCCGCGGCCTGGCACAACGTATGGTTTAACTGCAGAGGTTAGCTGAACCTGATTTGTCATCATTTGCTGGTTAGTTAACTCTAGTAAAAGCTCTTCTTTAGATTCTGTTGCATCCGCAATTACAGCTTTCATTGTTCCATGCCGACGAATAATCTTAGTCAGTTTTCTAGTATCAATTCCGGAAATACCAGGGATGTCATTCGCTTTCAAATAGGAACTAAGATTTTCATCACTTCTGAAGTTAGAAGGATCATCACATACTTCCTTTACTACAAAGCCATGAATAAAAGGGGTCACCGTTTCAAAGTCATCACGGTTTATTCCATAATTCCCCACCAATGGATACGTCATCGTAACAATTTGACCGCAATAAGAGGGATCCGTTATTACTTCCTGATATCCAGACATTCCGGTGTTAAATACCACTTCCCCTGATTTTTTTCGGTCACTTCCAAAACCCTCACCAATAAATACTGTTCCGTCTTCTAAAATTAGCTGGCGCTTAGTCATGAAAATCCTCCTTATAAACTACTTTTCCTTCTGAGATGGTTAATACTGGTTTACTTAAAATATTCCAATCATGAAATGGTGTATTTTTACCTTTAGATCGAAAGTCATCTTTATTTATTCGGCTTTCCATATCGAGATTAACAATTGTTAGATCCGCAACCGCCTTTTCCTCGATCTTCCCATATGGTAAATCAAAGACTTGAGCAGGTTTTATGGTTAACCAATCGACCAGTTGCTTCAATGTAATCTTTTCAGTTTTGACTAAATGCGTGTACAGGAGTGAGAAGGCTGTCTCTAAACCTACAATTCCAAACGGTGACTTGATAAATCCTAGCGCTTTCTCAGTTTCGGCATGTGGGGCATGGTCGGTTGCAATAAAATCAATTGTTCCATCGATCAGACCTGTAAGCAGTGCCTCCTGATCCTCCTTACTCCGCAATGGAGGATTCATTTTAAAATTGGTATCATCTTCTATGATTGCTTCTTCGTTTAACAGTAAATGATGCGGGGTAACTTCTGCCGTAACATGAATGCCGGCCTTTTTAGCATCACGGATGACACGTACAGATTCCTTTGTACTAACATGACACACATGATAATGTGCATCAGCCGCTTCAGCTAATAAAACATCGCGGGCAATTTGCACTGATTCACTTAATGAGGGGATTCCAGGGAAGTTCATACGCTCGCTAACTCTCCCTTGATGAACCACCCCGCCATATACAATGGAGTTATCCTCACAATGTGCAACAATCGGGGTATTACATGCTGCTGCTTCTTTCATTGCGCGAAGCATCATATCAGCAGTTTGTATACCCACTCCATCATCAGTAAAGGCAAACACACCCATGTCAGCTATTTTTCTTATATTTGATAACTTTTCGCCCTTCAGCCCTTTAGTTATTGCTGCGTACGGCAGTACACGAACAACCGCTGTTTCATTGATTCGATCAAATAATGCCTGTACAGATTCTTCATTATCAGGAACGGGTGAGGTATTTGGCATAGCGCACACTGTGGTGAACCCGCCTTTTGCTGCAGCTTTCGTACCTGTTTCGATTGTCTCTTTGTGCTCACCACCTGGTTCCCTAAGATGAATATGCACATCAATAAATCCTGGAAAAGCCATGTTATTCTTACAATCTATTATTTGCTCTGTCTGCTTTTCAATTGTTGGAGCAATTTCCTTTATGTGCTTATTTTCTATTAATACATCCACTTTCTCAGTCTCAGATGATTCCGTAAAGCGTACCAAATTCTTCAGTAAGATCGCCATCATGCATTCCCCATTCCTTTGCTAATAATGTTATGATTGCCATTCGAATGTAAGTGCCGTTATTCATTTGTTTAAATATTCTTGAACGCCTGCATTCTACTAATTCAGATGCAATTTCAACCCCCCTGTTAACAGGTGCCGGATGCATGATAATTGCCCTGTCACGCATTTTCTTTTCGCGTTCTATTGTAAGTCCATATTTATCATGATAGGAGCTGGTATCATACTGTTCTTTTCCATGTCTTTCATGCTGAATTCTGAGTAGCATCAGCACATCGCACATTTCTACCGCATCGTCTATTGAAATATATGAAAAACCAAGTGATGCATCTTCAAATCCGGGCGCGGCAGTGAGATATACATTAGCACCCAGAGTTTGAAGTGCATGGGCGTTTGACCGGGCAACACGACTATGCTTGATGTCTCCGGATATTACAACGTTTAGCCCCTGAAAGCATCCGTACTCCTGATAAATAGTTTGCAGGTCAAGCATGCACTGGGTTGGATGTTCTCCTTTTCCCGCACCGGCATTTATGATGGGAATTGGAAACTTATCTATAAGCCCTTCATACCAATTGTCATCCTGATGCCGTATTACCAATAGATTTGCGCCAATCGACTCACATGTTTTTGCAGTATCATACAAAGATTCACCCTTTGTCACACTGGAAGCTTCCATTTGCAAATCCAGTGTTTCCATTCCCAGTTTCTTCTCAGCAACAAGGAAACTTACTTTGGTTCGTGTACTAGGCTCAAAAAATAGATTTGCGACAAATAGCTGGTGGTCAAACGTTGGATGATTGTTCCTGAACCGTTCAGCAAGTTCTACAATTGTAATCATTTCTTCCGCTGTTAAATTTTTTGTAGATACAAAATGTTTCATAACCAGCCCCCTATTTATTGGTATTAAAAAAACCTCTTTGCAAAGGCCGCAAAGAGGTAGACGTGTACAAAGCACACGTAACACTTAACAACCTTATAAATCTCTCTGGATTTAGTTAAAGGTTTCCTTATTTACTTAATCATAAATACTTACCTGATCGAGTTGATCAGTTTCATCCAATTTTACAACTATTACTTCTTTATCGGATGTCGGGATATTCTTACCAACATAATCAGCTCGAATTGGTAATTCCCGATGGCCCCTGTCAATAAGCACCGCTAATTGAATTTGTGAAGGCCTGCCAAGGTCCATTACCGCGTCCATAGCAGCGCGGACGGTTCTACCCGTGAATAAGACATCATCAACCAATATAATATTCTTATTTGTTAACAGCACATCAATATTTGTATCCTTTAATTCCGGTTCGTTTGTTGCTGTTTTCTTTTCCAAATCATCGCGGTAAAGCGTGATATCAAGTTCCCCGATTGGTACGGTCACATTTTCAATTTGAGCTATTTTATCCTGCAGCCGCTTTGTGAGTGGGATACCGCGCGTCTTAATACCAATCAAAACCAGATTTTCGCCACCCTTATTCTTTTCAACTATTTCATGTGCGATTCGGGTTAATGCCCGGTTAATCGCTGGTTGGTCTAATACAACTGTTTTTTCTTTCATGGCCATTTTCCACCTCAAAAAAATCCCTTTTCTCCGTGAGGAAAAAAGGGATTTGGGTACACTCAGAAGAATATCCAAGTATAAATCCGTTTCCTTTTTAGCCTCACAGGACTATTCTTAAAGGTTCATTTATTAATTAGCTTTATTATGACAAAAAAACAAGCAAGTGTCAATACATTTTTTGTATCTGTTCAATCAAATCCATAAATACTTGAGGTGGTTCAACCTCAAATTGCAGCCACTCGTTAGTACGCGGATGTGTAAACCCTAGCGATTTTGCATGCAATGCCTGACCCTTTGCATCCAATGTTTTCCTTTGTCCATACTTAGGATCACCAACTAAAGGAAAATCTATATAGCGAAAATGAACGCGAATTTGATGTGTACGCCCTGTTTCAAGCTGACATTCGACATGTGTGAAATGACCATAACGGTCCAGCACACTAAAATGAGTGACGGCTGGCTTGCCATTACTCACCACACCCATTTTCTGGCGGTCCTTGGGATCACGACCGATAGGAGCATCAATCATACCTGTCTCATGTTCAATTATCCCATGAACAATCGCTTCATATTTACGTTCCGCCTTTTTACTGGCCAACTGTTCTGTTAAACTTTCATGTGCCTGATCATTTTTTGCCACCACCAATAATCCACTTGTATCTTTATCAATTCGGTGAACAATCCCTGGACGCTCGATACCATTAATCCCGGAAAGGTCATCACAATGGTAAAGAAGCGCATTGACCAGGGTTCCGTTTGGATGACCAGCAGAAGGATGAACCACCATACCCTTGGGTTTATTTACAACGACAACATCCGCATCTTCGTAAATAATGTCGAGTGGTATATTTTCCGCCACGATCTCCATCGGCTTAGTCTCTGGCACAGACCATTCAACTAAATCGCCTTCCTGACATTTGTAATTTGCCTTTATTACTTCATTATTTACTTTTACATATCCATCTGTAATCCATGTTTGGACCTGGGAACGCGAATTATCTGGATTTATCTCAGCTAACAGCTTATCAATCCTTAATTTGTTCTGGTCGGCCCGTACTTCATAATTAGTCATACACCTTTATTTCCTTTCTTTTTCTCATCAAGAAATGTTCCAATTAACACAAGAATAACTCCGACCACCAGTGAGGAATCAGCAACGTTAAAAATTGGGTAATCATATCCGAAAATATTAAAATCAAGGAAATCAACAACTTCCCCCCGGAAAATACGATCAATGAAATTACCGACTGCCCCGCCCAGGATAAAACTTAGTGAAATAGCAAGTAGCTTACTTTCTTTGCCATACTTTTGTAATGCATAAATTACGCCTATTACGACAATCGTGGTAATAATGTAAAAGAAGATCATTCTACCTTCCAAAATACCCCAGGCAGCACCTTTATTACGATGTGAAGTTAAGTAAAAAAAGTCTTTAACGACTGTTATCTGTTCATATAATTCCATATTCTTAACGACTATCCACTTTGTAACCTGGTCAATTACAATCAGGATTAAAGCTATTATGTAGTAAACGTACATCTATTTTCCTCCGATTCAAACTTATTTCTCCCTAACATAATATCATAAAAAATCCTCCCCTGCTTTAAGGAGGAGGATTCTTTATTATTCTGCATAGTTTTCCTTTACAATATCTGCACAACGTGTACAAAGTTCCGGATAGTCCTTGTCGTCTCCTACTGTTTCAGATGCTGTCCAGCAGCGTTCGCATTTTTCTCCGGGATGCTTCTCAACCTTTACATCAACGTAACGATAGGCCTTCGTACCATCCGCTTCATCTTGAACATCTGCACCAGAAACAATTAATAATTGATGTAAATGCGGAATATCAGCCAGCACTTCTTTTGTTTTTTCATCTTTTGCAACAAGCGTTAATTTTGCCTCCAGTGATTTCCCAATTACCTTTTCATTACGAGCTTCTTCCAACGCCTTTAAAACATCATCTCGAATACTCATAAAATGATCCCATTTTTCCAGTAAACCGGTTGATTCAAAAATGGTTTTAGGCTCAGGTATATCTGTTAATTGAACACTTTCTGCTTGTGTCCCTGGAATATATTCCCATACCTCTTCGGTTGTGTGTGGAATAATTGGTGTTAACAACTGTACAAGTGTTGTTAAAATATCATAGTACACCGTCTGAATACTTCTTCGTCGCAGATTATCTGCCGCTTCAATATACAAAATGTCTTTTGCAAAGTCCAGATAGAATGAACTCAAATCCACTGCACAGAAATTATGAATCTGATGATAAATAGTAGAGAATTCATAGTTATCATAACCGTTACGGACATTTTTATTTAACTGGTTTAACCGTTGCAGCATGTAACGATCCACTTCCTGTAGTTCATTAACATCAACACGATCGGTTTCCGGTTTAAAGTCAGCAAGGTTTGCTAACATAAAACGGAATGTGTTTCTGATTTTACGATATGCTTCTGATACATGTTTTAAAATATCCTGGGAAATTCGCACATCCGCTTGATAATCAACGGATGAAACCCACAGACGAAGGATATCTGAACCTAGTTGTTTTTGAACCTTTGACGGACTCATAATGTTTCCAAGCGATTTACTCATTTTTCGGCCATTTCCATCTAGCACAAATCCATGGCTAATCACATTTTCATATGGCGCTCTTCCAGTAACTGCCACTGCGGTTGACAGGGATGAATTAAACCATCCGCGGTATTGGTCACTACCTTCTAGATATATATCCGCTGGGCGTCTAAGATCATCGCGTTCAACTAATACACCTTGATGGGAAGAGCCGGAATCAAACCAAACATCCATAATGTCCGTTTCTTTAGTAAACGTACCATTCGGACTATGCTCAGACGTAAAGCCTTCTGGCAATAAATCTTTTGCATCGCGCTCGAACCATACATTTGACCCGTGTTCACCAAACAACTTGGAAATATGTGCAATGGTTTCCTCTGTTATAATTGGTGTTTGATCTTCTGCATAAAAGACTGGAATTGGAACACCCCATGCACGTTGACGAGAAATACACCAGTCCTCGCGGTCACGTACCATATTATATAATCGTGTTTCACCCCAGCTAGGATACCAATTTACGCGCTTTATCTCATCTAAAATATTCTGACGAAAATCTTTAATTGACGCAAACCATTGAGATGTTGCACGAAAAATAGTAGGTTTTTTCGTACGCCAGTCATGTGGATAAGAATGTGTAATGAACGTAAGTTTTAATAATGCACCAACTTCTTCTAGTTTCTCAGTAATTGGTTTGTTTGCTTTGTCATAAAATAATCCTTCAAATCCAGGGGCTTCATTTGTAAATACTCCTTTATCATCAACGGGGCACAACGCCTTTAGACCATAACGTTTTGCCACATAGAAATCGTCTTCCCCGTGGCCAGGTGCAGTGTGTACACAACCAGTTCCGGCATCTGTTGTCACATGATCACCTAACATGACAATTGAATTCCGATCATAAAATGGGTGCTTTGTAACAATTTCGTCTGCTTCCTGACCCTTAAATGTTTTAATTACTTCAGGATTTTCCCACTCTAGTTCAGCTGAAACAGTTTCAAGTAAGTCCTGCGCTACCACATATTTTTCATTCTGTACCTGAACAACCACATATTCAAAATCAGGATGTAAACTTATTCCTAGATTCGCAGGAATAGTCCATGGTGTTGTCGTCCAAATGATAAACTTTTCTCCTTCTCCAAGAAGTCCTTTTCCATCCGTAACTTCAAAAGCAACATAAATAGATGGTGAGCGTTTATCTTGGTATTCAATTTCAGCTTCAGCAAGTGCTGACTCAGATGATGGTGACCAATATACTGGCTTCAATCCTTTGTAGATATAACCTTTATTGGCCATTTCTCCAAATACTTTAATTTGTGCTGCCTCATAGTCCTTCGTCAGTGTAATGTATGGATTATCCCAATCTCCTCGGACTCCCAGCTGCTTAAACTGGGTTCGTTGATTATCAATTTGGCCCATAGCATATTCCGCACATTTTTGTCTAAATTCGGCAATGCTTAATTCTTTTCGATTTACTTTTTTCTTTTTAGTTAATGCCGTTTCAATGGGCAATCCATGTGTATCCCAGCCGGGAACATATGGTGCAGAAAATCCAGACATTGATTTATAGCGTGTAATGAAGTCTTTTAGGATTTTATTTAACGCATGCCCAATATGCAAATCTCCATTAGCATATGGCGGGCCATCATGTAAAACAAACAAAGGCCGATCCTCGGTGCGTTCCTGACT
This Virgibacillus phasianinus DNA region includes the following protein-coding sequences:
- a CDS encoding carbamoyl phosphate synthase small subunit, which codes for MTKRQLILEDGTVFIGEGFGSDRKKSGEVVFNTGMSGYQEVITDPSYCGQIVTMTYPLVGNYGINRDDFETVTPFIHGFVVKEVCDDPSNFRSDENLSSYLKANDIPGISGIDTRKLTKIIRRHGTMKAVIADATESKEELLLELTNQQMMTNQVQLTSAVKPYVVPGRGRRIVLVDFGMKHGILRELTKRNCHVTVVPYNYSAENILRLKPDGIMLTNGPGDPKDVPEAIQMVKEVLGKIPLFGICLGHQLFALACGADTIKMKFGHRGANHPVKNLELNKTYLTSQNHSYAVRPDTLKETNLVLTEVALNDNTVEGIKHKTYPAFTVQYHPESSPGPEDTNHLFDNFLTMIEQVHAKKEEETYA
- a CDS encoding dihydroorotase gives rise to the protein MAILLKNLVRFTESSETEKVDVLIENKHIKEIAPTIEKQTEQIIDCKNNMAFPGFIDVHIHLREPGGEHKETIETGTKAAAKGGFTTVCAMPNTSPVPDNEESVQALFDRINETAVVRVLPYAAITKGLKGEKLSNIRKIADMGVFAFTDDGVGIQTADMMLRAMKEAAACNTPIVAHCEDNSIVYGGVVHQGRVSERMNFPGIPSLSESVQIARDVLLAEAADAHYHVCHVSTKESVRVIRDAKKAGIHVTAEVTPHHLLLNEEAIIEDDTNFKMNPPLRSKEDQEALLTGLIDGTIDFIATDHAPHAETEKALGFIKSPFGIVGLETAFSLLYTHLVKTEKITLKQLVDWLTIKPAQVFDLPYGKIEEKAVADLTIVNLDMESRINKDDFRSKGKNTPFHDWNILSKPVLTISEGKVVYKEDFHD
- a CDS encoding dihydroorotate dehydrogenase, which gives rise to MSELAVNLPGLQMKNPIMPASGCFGFGREYSDFYDLQQLGAVIMKAATGSNRYGNSTPRVAETASGMLNAIGLQNPGVEKIIETEVPFLANYSIPIIANVAGSTLEEYEMVAKAFNQTDSVHALELNISCPNVKEGGIQFGTNPEMAANVTRIVKKASNLPVYVKLSPNVSDIVSMAKAVEEAGADGLSMINTLSGMQIHLPSKKPILANQTGGLSGPAIKPVAIRMVYEVKKHVQIPIIGMGGISNVDDVIEFLLAGASAVAVGTANFQNPFICPELIEELPNALSKYGFLSVEDAIGKGHGA
- a CDS encoding dihydroorotate dehydrogenase electron transfer subunit, which gives rise to MIRKENLLIVKSTEIARETTEMVLQNQHISRTAQPGQFLHIGIEGHTLRRPISIAKIDKKNETVTVLFKQLGEGTKALSNYQEGMQISALGPSGNGFPYDNLLNKTILLVGGGIGIPPLYCLGKELAAEGVTIKAVLGFQTADSVFYEAAFKELGETLITTNDGSYGHHGFVTDVIGKMGDYDCYYTCGPMAMLQAVTTKLEHQSGYVSLEERMGCGVGACFACVIPTETQGGYRKICKDGPVFAANEVKL
- a CDS encoding aspartate carbamoyltransferase catalytic subunit codes for the protein MKHFVSTKNLTAEEMITIVELAERFRNNHPTFDHQLFVANLFFEPSTRTKVSFLVAEKKLGMETLDLQMEASSVTKGESLYDTAKTCESIGANLLVIRHQDDNWYEGLIDKFPIPIINAGAGKGEHPTQCMLDLQTIYQEYGCFQGLNVVISGDIKHSRVARSNAHALQTLGANVYLTAAPGFEDASLGFSYISIDDAVEMCDVLMLLRIQHERHGKEQYDTSSYHDKYGLTIEREKKMRDRAIIMHPAPVNRGVEIASELVECRRSRIFKQMNNGTYIRMAIITLLAKEWGMHDGDLTEEFGTLYGII
- the carB gene encoding carbamoyl-phosphate synthase large subunit, producing MPKNTAIDKILVIGSGPIVIGQAAEFDYSGTQACQALKEEGYQVILANSNPATIMTDHTVADKVYMEPLTVEFLTKIIRKEQPDALLPTLGGQTGLNMAVALEETGILAEYDVNLLGTSLEAIQKAEDREMFRSLMHELNEPVPESQIVNSIDQAVGFADEIGFPLIVRPAYTLGGTGGGMCYSEKELRDVTRNGLSLSPVNQCLIERNIAGFKEIEYEVMRDKNDQAIVVCNMENVDPVGIHTGDSIVVAPSQTLSDREYQLLRNASLKIIRALQIEGGCNVQLAIDPNSFNYFIIEVNPRVSRSSALASKATGYPIAKVAAKIAVGLTLDEILNPITGKTYACFEPALDYVVTKIPRFPFDKFITGDRYLGTQMKATGEIMAIGRNFEESLLKGVRSLDIGTEDLWLKSLTGLSLEELKHRLKKADDERLFVLAEVFRRGMTIEEIFDQTKIDRFYLVKISRLIELEQALRENKNDQDLLEKVKKLGFSDAHIARVWDTAVDDVYAQRMEQNISPVYKMVDTCAAEFESETPYFYSTYEDENESIKSDRKKILVLGSGPIRIGQGIEFDYATVHSVMAIKEMGYEAIIMNNNPETVSTDFSISDKLYFEPLTLEDVMNVINLEEPEGVIVQFGGQTAINLADGLKRRGVEILGTNLEAIDKAEDRDKFEMLLNDLDLLRPKGKSVLKLDQALQVANEIGYPVLVRPSYVIGGSRMEIVYDDDELNAYLAKSNGADDAHPILIDKYITGIEVEVDAISDGESTIVPGIMEHIERAGVHSGDSIAVYPPQRISELVKQKCMEASTKIAQSLNVKGLINIQFIIRDEDVYVLEVNPRASRTIPFLSKVTGVTMANIATRCILGESLNSMGYTSGILPEQESVSVKVPVFSFEKLRSVDTILGPEMKSTGEAIGHDKTLEKALYKGLIASGLKVPQVGSVLLTVADKDKAETLEIANRFHQLGFQLYATAGTASYVNKNGIPVTEVAKIGSDEPNVLSIIENGDVQFVVNTLTSGKKPRSDGFMIRRESVEHGIACLTSLDTANAILNVIDSTTFSAKPMTGKKVVLS